AGTGAACTTACTGAAACAAGGCCTTTGTGAACTTACTAAAAGATTTTGCAAAGGTAAACATTATGAGTAATTCTAAACAACCATAGGTATTTGGTATAATGCATTCTGTGGTGTGTACTGTCTGTCAACATCTGTGCTTTTGTCTTTTGATGTGCTTTGTTTTTACACATGCACACCATGCACCATGTCACCATTACCATATGCCTGTTTTGTGCTGGCAAAGTATGTGATGTGATAGAGTTGGCACCGTAATCTTCGGTTAGAGGTTCCAAATGGTTGCCTGAAATTGCAACAAAAATCTTACTCTTCAGAAATAACATTATATgagtgtttatactttatagtatgGAATCCTAATCAAGTATATTTGACATGATAATTACATGTGCCCTGTATTGTTCGTTTGTTCATATTATTAATATGAACTCCAACACGTCAGGTCTAACATAGTTGATTAACAACCTAGATGCATCACCTAGCTTATAGAGTGTTCCGGTACTATTCAGGTGTTCAATAGTCACTGACAAGTTTAGGAAAATGACGATCTGGACCATAGAATTGTTCGGTCTAGAGCAAGACTGCCAAGTCGGCTTGGTCATTGAGCCAGTTTTTGAATGGACGTGGGCCGACTCGCATGTTGACTCGGTAAAATCAGTCGACTCAAAAGGCCTCATATAAAACAGTAAAAGCAAAAATGAGAGTCTCATAGACTCCAGAAACGCAAGGAGGATGCCCTAACCTCTTTGCATTCCCCTCCTGCTGCCGTGGGTGGAGCCGCCATGTCCCTGGGTATatcctctcctcctctctcctGTTTTTGACTCTTCTCCCTCGCCTGTTCTGTCATCTCCTCCCACTCCTCTACTCTCCTATCCTCTCATCTCCTCCCCTACTCTTCTCTCCTCCCCACCCCTCTTCTCGCCTTATCTGTTATCCTTGAACCAATTATAAGCTGTTTGTGGTTTCATTTTTTTCCCCATCATTGATCAAATGTGATGTCGTCTGGTGACAATAGGATCTGAATTCCTAGACCTATTTTACTAGAATACATTTTAAACAAGACAAAATCATCAAGGTTGTGGATTGGGTCAACTGAGATCAACTCTAGTGAAACTGAACTCTACTGTCTCCGCTCAAAAAGGATCTGCATGTTATTCTTAGAAGAGCAAAAGATATTGGTGTGATGCTTAGTAGAGTTATTGTTTACTTTATAAATGCTACTGTAGTTCAAAGAAACCAAAATATTACATTGATATCTCAAAATTTCTACTTCAATTATCATCACTGTTGTACAAAATTCTTTAATTATTACAATAGAAATATCCTCACTAATACAAAACCTCTTTAGTAATGTCTTTCTAAGTTAAGATTCTTGAGTAATAAAGGAGAATCAGCCGAGCCATTGTAAACTGGAAAAAAAACACAAAACcataaaattattattcatttatataagaattactattataaaattatgcatttactttaataaaaatataattattaacttAAGAACAAACTAGAGTTAGTAAATCttaacaaaaaattataaatttctattaagtATATGTATAGATCTTAAAATTAGTTTTGTATAAATTGTAGGATCTTGCAATACTATGTTTTGATCGTCTGATCCAAGTTTCTTAACCTCTTTACGATCCTAGGTAGAAAAGTGAGTTGACAACCTTGGTCGCTGAGTTTTTATTAATATTAAGATAAATACTAACAGCTGATTTTGTTCATTTTGTTTCAATTTTAATTTCATTGTTTTCTATCTcataagtattttttattttgtagatGTATGCAGAAGTCATTTTTCGAACTCTACAATGGAAATAAGGAAGCCATTTGCTTCAGTCACCATGGGCGAGGAACCGTTTAGCTTTTTACGTGCATTATGTGGTAACTTCTGTGTCTTTGTACTTCTCAAATTAATTTGAATCATCATGCTTGATGGGTCATCAAGAAATGTATCGAAACAAGaccaataatttttctttttggaGTACCTAGAAGTAGTATCCTAGCAAGGTAACTGAATTGCTTTTCAAAGTTCAGATATACCAAACTTTTTCTATTCAGAAATATGGTTGGGCATTATATTGCAGTGAACATCTAGACAAATAATATCATTAAACGTTTAGTGGTTTTGAAAAAATACAGGGCAGCACAGTGCAGGGAATCTCACTGTTGCCGTTTGTAGGGTGATCAGTGTATGCTGAAGCCTATTTGCCTTATCAAGGTCAAACTGATGATGCTCTACTATAATTGTTTTCGAAGCATCACATATATGTCAGCCAACAATATGTTCCTAGCTTATTAGTCTTTGGTAAAGTTGAATCTGCAAAAGTCCAAGGCCTGCAAGCTTCTGCTTTTGTTGCACGGTCAGAAATGCAGGAAGGCCCATGAGATTGAGATATTGATTACTACAATTTTTTTCTTGACTTTTTCAGTGTATTCAGACTCAAACTAGATATTTCTCTTGcatgtttaaaataatatatttttctcctcTTCAGATGGTGTTATAGCCGGAGCAACTGCTGGTGGTGTTGTTGAAACAGTTCTATATCCAATAGATACAATAAAAACCCGGCTTCAGGTAGTTACTTATGCAGAAATTCCAGTTTTTAAATGAAATAATCTATTGAGAGCTTGGAGACCTCAATTGTAAATCAACAATAAGTTAAGGGAATTGTTCTGCTGGAGGAAATGTGTTGGTTAGTTGTCTTATACACGTGTACTTTCAGACCTGACAGAACGTATACTTAAAAACATACAAGCTAACTTCTCTAGTGGTTTAAGAAGTAGTTCAATACTAGTTGAAGAGGATTTCTCAACCTCTTTAAGCAAAAGATCATGCTACTGTTATACATTAATTGCATGATACTAGATTCTGGTTCTAATCTGGTTTTGGACTTCTATGAACTTTGGTGAGCCAACAGTATTTACTTCAGAACAGTCAAATGTACCTTTTTCTTGTTGTTCTCTCTATAGGCTGCTCATGGTGGGAGCAAAATTTATTGGAGAGGCCTGTATTCTGGATTGGCTGGCAACCTTGCTGGGGTCTTGCCGTGAGTATTCCATTCACTACTTGCATTAATTCTCTTATGAACCGAAAAATACACTTACCTGTCTTTAAGTTATTAAATTATCCCTTAATTATGATAAAGTAAGCTTTATCAATGTCGTAGTACTAGTTTGTTTGaaagtaatttttatgattatggcCAGTACTCGAGGTACCGGATTATTGTCATATTGCCTACATCTTGTCATTGTTGGCTGCATAGCTAATATAAGAATAGCCTTTATCTCACCGTTATCACCATACAGGATCTGAGATATCACTCCTTTCAAGACTGCTTATTGCTTTTAAGTTATTCATTGTGTCACATACTTTCTAGAACTTGAGCCTTGAAGTATTTGAAGGGAGAAAAATGGTGTGCATGGTTATTGTTTctgattaactttctttttgtccTAATTGCCTAATTTATAGATCATTTACTGCCATTTCCTTTTGCATCGGAGAGCTTTTGCTGTATTGATATTACTTTCTGTTTGTTCAGTCAAAAGTATCTGGAAACATTTACAAATTTGATTAACAGGGCCTCTGCTATATTTGTGGGTATATATGAACCTACCAAACAAAAATTATTGAGGGTGTTTCCAGAGAATCTCAGCGCTTTTGCTCATTTGGTAAGTTAAACAATTTCCATGTCATCTTGCTGCTTACTTTTGCTAAAAGAAGTCTAGTAGAGAAACATTTTGTTAAGGAGTTATGAAGCATAGAAGTGTGAGGATGGTGCAAAGTGTCTGTTATGATTTGTGTATTCCAGTGTACCagatatatttttctcatttgataAGTTTATGCAAATTTCATATGATGTTTACTATTTATGTTTGCAAAAAGGGTATAGCAGGTGAACATTTCATCAGGAGCCATGAATCATAGGCATCTGCATGTGTTTAACCATTATGTGAGGTCAGTACAGCACATATCAGTGGACCTGACCTTTTTTGGATAGTCTTTTGTTAAAAGATTTATGATCTGGTTGGTCCACCCTTTGGTAATGGCATAAAACATCAGCCTGAGATTGGAACTTTCTAACATCTGTAGAAACAAATGCATGTGGTTGCTCAACTGGTTTGTTTCTTTTTCAAAAGTTTATTTGCTGTTTCTGAATCAACTATAAGAGGAGTCGCTCTGGCCATTTTGTCAGTCAGTGTTTGTTGAGGTGGTCTACTTGAGTTTGATGTggtttgtgttatgatttatataaTAGGATGGAAGTATTAAACTTGCACTGGACCTGGTTGATGGTGACATCAAATTTCCAAATCTAACTGACAGCCTAGCCCATGTGACGCAATTAATACAAATTTGGTGCAGGTTAAGTCAAGTTGGGTTCATGATGATTGTTAATCTGCATTTGAAATTGTTTGACCCACTTATATAGTCTATTGACTAAATGCAGGTTAAGTCACGTCAGGTTCATGATGATGGTTAATCTGACATTTTAAATACAAATAACTCATTAACTACAGGATCTAATCCATATCTATGACCTATACATGGCTGGAATAACTTAGCAATCTAAATAATCATGCTCGATAACAATTTAGTCTCAATTATTAATTGGGTCAGTGCACATCATTTGGGTCAAATTCCTAATTATTAACTCAATCCATTTGTTAATCAGGATAATTGTGTTGACCAGCTTTTAACACATCCAGACAGGTCCAACATTACCCTTTTACTTTAAGTTGGTTATTTTTGTGTTTTGTTGGTCAAAGTCAATTTTTTGTTCAGCATTCTGTTCCCTTTCTTACATAACAGAGATGGCTAGGCTGCCATTGTTGTTAGTTTGAATATATCATAAATAAGGTTTACTGGTGCAAGTAAATTCCATTTGACCTATGGAACAAAGTTTCACTTTAAAGGGAAAGGCAAGATAGTATACTTATATAATTCTTTAACATGTTTACATGCTTATTTGCAATTTTGTTATGATTACTTAAAGCTTGCTTTGGGTAGGAAGCAACAAATTCGGAGGGCTGATGGTTAGGCTAAGAGCAGGTCATAAATGGGTATTCAGTATTTTGTGGTGCCTTCTGAAGTTCAAGTCATGCTATATGACTGACCCAATATTGATGTGGAAAAGGCTTGGATAGTGGCCTTTACTACTTCCGAACATGTAAATTTGGTGATATTTGCAGAATGATAAACAGATAGTTTTTTTTGTTTTCGTGCCCCTTTTTCGTAAGGGTTAGATGTGAATCTTTTAGTGGAAGAGTGTTGTGTCAACTAAGTCAGCATTGTGGGAGATCATATAAAATGCTAGAAAACTTGGTTGATTGATTCatcacatagacaatggattgctTGTTAGCTCGTTAAGTTATCTGTTTGCTTGCTGATTCTCAGGTCATTTTTGTACATCTAAATGGTATTTTTGTTGCTTTACACTATGCATAACCTGTTGTTTTTGATGATCATAAAACTTGTGTCTGTTGCTTGAAATAGATATGGTATAAATTTTTGTCTACTCTTAGTTGGTGCTATTTTGTTGCCTGGTGGAATCTTGTTACTTTTAATGCATATTAGGTTCTTAGGAAATGGGAAAAATCACTTAGACTGCAGGTGCTATTGGAGGAGCTGCTTCTTCTTTTATTCGTGTCCCAACAGAGGTGAGTATATTTCATTCAATTGAAAATCATCATTTTCTTAAGTTTGTTCTGATTGTTAATCTTTCTAGGTAGTTAAACAAAGGATGCAGACTGGGCAATTTACCTCTGCACCAAATGCTGTTCGTCTTATTGTTGCTAAAGAAGGGTTCAGAGGTCTTTATGCTGTATGTGCTGTATAGTCTATTCATGAGTTTACCATGGCCTATTCTTGGCTTCTAATGCAGTATTTATTGTTTGCTCAGATTCTAGCACTATTACTGGTTGCATTCTCTATTTCAGTAATTCTGAGGTTCCCTTTGTTGCAGGGATATAGTTCTTTTCTGTTACGGGATCTACCGTTTGATGCAATACAATTTTGTATATATGAGCAGATTCGAATTGGATATAAGATTGCGGTAAGATTCATATGAGCTCAGAGTAGTTCCACTGACGAGATGCTCTGCATGTGCGTTTGTAGGTGATTGTTGATCTGTTTCAAATAACCTGAATTTAGAAGTATGTAGCCTTTCCTCGTAGACCATCAACTTTCCTGGATGTGCTTAGCAAGGCGACCAATATTAGAAAGAATGTTTTAACAACTAAAAAGTACTTGAAATTTTGCTTAAGTGATTGTATCATTGTAGACATGATTAGAAGGTTGTTTTATGGTACATGGACAAAATCACATAAGAATACAATTTCTTTAGGTGGATCCACATAGAAATACAATTCTATAAGAAGAGCATACAACATATTCTAGCATAAATTTGTTTGAACAAAACATGGTAAAGAAACAAGTAAAAGTGCGGTAGTGCATGAATCTCCTGCGTGGGTCAATGTTATGTTAGAACACATTGTACTAAGTTTCAATTTAAGACCAAAAAGGCACGAAACCTTGAATATTTTCATCCATTTGAAAGTTATATTAATGGTCATATCTAAGAGAAACAACAAAACCTTAGCTTCACCTTGATCAATGTTTAGTTGGATTATCGTGTTTCAGTGGATTTCTTGTTTGATATATGGTTTTTCCTTTCTCTTGCCATCATCATTAACCAATGTATATCTCTTTCATTGGCAACATAATTCTGTCTATAACCAACTGTATCATATCTAAGCAAGAAACTTTTTTGACTCAGTCCTCTATGGAGTATGTTTTTGCTACTTGCCTAGATTACTAGATCTGGGAGACTTTGTCCGTACTTATCTAAGTTTCAATTGTGCAATTTGTTTTTACTTTGGTGATTGGTTAATATCGAATTCTTGCGAACAATGTGATGCAACAAAATTTTAACCTGAATGCTTCTTGTTGGTCATATATATAGAATTGATGATGGTTCTTACAAAAGGGATCAGCTTATTATGCTTTTTTTGTGGCAGTTTCAACTCAAAAAACCAGAATTCATAAGACCTCTCTGTCCAAAGTACAAGTCAGGACTAAAAACTTTTGTTCTATTTTAAATCTAGTTCAGGTGTGGTTTAAGCATTTGAACATACCGGAAAACCAGGGTTTGGTTTTCAGGTGTTCTATTTTAAATCTAGTTCAGGTGTGGTTTAAGCATTTGAACATACTGGAAAACCAGGGTTTGTCAGGCCTGTTTGAAATCTAGGTCAGGATAAAAACCTTTGTCCTATTTTAAGTCCAGCTGGTTCTACATAATGCTTGAGTTGACCTGGGTTATTGCCAtcgctaaaaataataattttcttttagaGGAACTTTATGAGGATGGAGAAATACTGTTACCATGCGAAATGAGAGAGCTAGTAATtaaatctttccttttttttctttgttcatgCAGGCAAGGAGGGAGTTAAATGATCCAGAGAATGCTATAATTGGTGCTTTTGCTGGTAAACTCAAATTCTACTGGCGCTTCTTAACAACATCTCCATGCATATCTTGGGATGCAGGCTTGACCTTATATTGTCAAATATAAGTAGTTCTTTTTTGCAACTGAAAAATTGCCTGTTCTTTTGTCTGCTATGGTACCAAATATCTGCTTGTCCCTTCTATCTATGTCTATGATACTAGAAATGTCCCACATGAAACTTTTATTCATGAGTCAATGTGTCATAACTatgtaatatcttgttctctgctTAGTTTATGTATTATATTTAagtttttccctcttttatcatatacacacacacagacCTTTGCACAAGTATTCAATCAGAAAATGTATAAATTCTTCAGCTAGAAGCTTGGGAAGGCTGTTCATTCTCCAAGCTACTAGTTTTGGTCAGATACATACTTGTGGTCAAGTTTTTCATGTTACAATTTCTTCATCATTATTGATATCTTTTAGGTTAACTTGACATTTTGATATTGtttaaataatttacaattaGGATCTACCTTGACATATTTGGAAAGTAGCTCACAGTTGTTGGCCATCTTCCAACTGTAATTGGATTGTCAAATTTTGGTAGCTATTATTGATTTCATATATTAGCTAACATGTTAGCCGAAATGGCTGAATCTACTAAAGATTCTACCATTGTTTTTCTTGTAATATTTTGGATATAGCATTTTTTTATCGTACCGTTTTGGTTCTAATTTCTTATAAACCTTTCTGGCCTTCAGGTGCAATAACTGGAGCGATAACTACACCACTTGATGTCATGAAGACGAGATTAATGGTTCAGGTAACAACATCTTCTTCAAGTCTTATTCTGAAGTACAAGAATTGTATATGAATGATCCACTTCATCTGCCTTGGGTTGCAGGGCTCAGCAAACCAGTACAAGGGGCTACTTAATTGTGCTAAGACGATATTGAGAGAAGAAGGTCCAGCTGCTTTCTTAAAGGTCTGGTTGTTTCTGATTGTGTTTTTCTGCCCGTATCTGTTTTATCCATCTAGAAGGTTCCATTTTATGCTATTGTCGATGATGTCTGTCTGTAGAAAAATACTAATTTCTGACCTGCCATGTGTGTAGATCCAGCATATAAATTATTTTCCAAGTTTTtgacttttgaaaaaaaaaatgtatcttTAGTGGAGTTGTTCAGAGGCTATAATGCTAGTAACAATCCAGTATTTTAAAATGTTCAATTCTTGTACCAACATTGTTGGACCTTATATGTTTTAGAATTATGGACTATTTTGGTAAAATGAAATATGGGCTTTCAGAAAATTTAGCTAGATTGAAGTAACTTGCAGCAATGATTATGAGGGCCATATTTATATGAATGTTTTATTCTGGAGAAATGCTTTGGTTTATAGTTTAGTGAAAACAATGCAACGACAACAGTTTGATTGCTCTCTTTATATAATCTATGAGTTTGAACACCAACTCCGAACACATGTTTGAACTGTTAGTGAACCTTTACGCCGTGGTCGAGGTGTCAGCACGACTCGGTCTAGTCCCGGATGCGCAAGGTTGCCCACGCGGATGCTCGGGTCGCGTCGACGTCGGGTCGGGTTAGGTCCAAGCTTCGTCTCCCGAGCGCGGTTCTCCCATGGTGGGTTGCTGCTGCTTCGTTGCCGGTTCTTGCACAAAGGTCGAGGTCGGGAGAGGGATTTCCTGACTCGACCCCTCGGAAGCTTAAATCAATGTTGAGTGGAGCTAGGGGGAGCTGAGTGTCCGAAGTGCCTCTCCCTCCTGAttaaggagggttagcttttatacccgCGGGGATGAGTTCGTCGTACGGGGTCGATTCACTATGGTCGGCCCCTTGGGTGACGGTTGACTTAAGCTTCTGTACGAGCGTCGATCGACCTGCACTGATTGGCACTGCGCAGCGCTGCCCCGAGGTTTCCGGGATGGCTGTACTGTGATGATGTCATTCGTACGGAGTCAATTCACTGTGGTCGGCTCCTTGTGTGGCGGTCGACTTAAGCTTCTGTACGAGCGCCGACCGACCTGCACGGATCGACGCTGCGACGGCGCCGccccgagctttccgggatggCTGTACCGTGATGATGTCATTCGTACTGAGGGGGTGGCAAGCGGCTACCCACCACGTGTGTGTTGCGCGCCACATCGTACTTGAGGTTCCACGTCTGCATCGTCGTGTCTGCTTGCCTTGGTCCATGTGGGCGATGCCAAAATATGTCCTATCATAAACTTACACAATGAATCATGACTGGTGCATGGGACAATCTTAAAGTAATGCTACTTGGTTACTAGCGCATGAAACAATCTTAAAAGTATGCTACTTGGTTACTGTAGATTTGAACTCCGAATACAACTTTGCTCATGTGGTATCGGAGCCACCTGCTATAAGATTTTGCCATATGCAGATTTTATTTGCATAAGCAAACTATAATGCTTCTTGATGAAGATCAATGTTTCATTTACCTTTTATTGTTTTGAGCTTCTTGACAGGGTATCGGACCAAGAGTGCTATGGATTGGTATTGGCGGTTCGATCTTCTTCGGCGTTCTAGAACGGACAAAACTATTGCTTTCCCAGAGGCATTTTGATCAGGGTCAGAAATCATAGTCTACCGTAGAACAGTGCTGCCAAGGGAAAGTTGTTTCCTGAAGAACAGTGAATATAAATTTTCTTCCCTTGGAAATGAACAGTCTTGCTCGTTGCCCGAACTTTCTATCTGATCAGGTGGTGTTTGTTGAGGTTTTACTTATCAATATTCTTTTGTTTAACACTTTTGGCACCCTTATCATgcacatcaaaatcaaaattcacAGCCTTTGCAGTGACATTCGCCAACGCCAAAACTCGATCATGTGCTGATTGACCCAAGACAGCAGTCCTTTGCAAAGGATGTGCCAAAGAAAGAGTTTAGATCAAAGATTTAATTGATTGTGctttctcaattatgtgctaaaacTCATTGTTGATGGATCTTTTGGATGCATTTGTGTTCAAAGTAGGGTCAGTTACGTGTGTACTCTTGTCTAGACTCATTCATGTCATTTCTCTTTTGGATGCTCATGTGCCTGCCTCTTCACAAAGATGCACTTGAACTAATCACTCCTATTTGCGTGAATTACTCATTTTCTTTCTTGGATTGCTTGGAGTCCGTCTAATGTGTTGAGCTGAAACTCTACAAATTGTGGATTTCTTGTtgtatgcttatatatatatatatatatatatatatatatatatatatatatatatatatatatatatatatatatatatatatatatatatatatatatatatatatatatgtatattctttTTAGTGTCTTTGTTTCTTAATCTTTACTTTTAGTAATTGGTCATGTCTCATGGTAAATGATCAGATTCTTATCCATGTAGTCATAACTAAACTCGAATAATGTTCATCTTCTACTCGCTTTGACAGCTAATCCGTGTATTGaagtaatttttttgaatttaaatgttTCTTGCATCTGAATAAATCAAATGCTCCCAAAGTTGAACCGATATTTTGTGTGGCGATGCGTGCGATTTACTTAATGAATTATCATTTCGTGAATGAACGATAAAACAAACAATTATTTGAGCATGGTATAAGAAAGGGGAGAGCGGCATATGCAAGGCTAACCCCGTTGTTGTTGGTGGAGCCGTCACTTGATGTCTGGGTGTAAGTCACATCCGACGATGACAATTGCTATTAGACCCATGTGATTATTTTttcgtttttattattattataatcgaTAATGTTAAGACTAAATAaaatcaattattttatttttaaattataaaaggtttaatataaaattttaaattacatGATCGCAATACTAAAAGATCGAGTGCGGGTTGTGCTGATGGACTCTTATAACTCCAGATAGACGGTGATTGTGAGTGCTAATGATCCATTTCTGACCGTTCGATCATCAGATAGCCAACGTTCAGGGTGATCCCTTGTGGTGGAGAAGGCCGCCATCCCATTGTCTTCCGCCTTGCCGCATCGGTGATCGGTACGAAGAGCGAGGGAAGAGACAGGAGAGGCGCTTTCGCCTTTGGAAAGACGAGAGTCGGTGGAGGAGTACGAGGATGAGCGGGAACGGGGTGAAGAAGGTGGCGGAGGTGGCCGCGAAGGCGACCAAGTCGATCGATTGGGACGGCATGGCTAAGGTCCTCGTCTCCGATGAGGCCCGCAAAGAGTTCGCTAACCTTCGccgctccttcgacgaggtcaatcACCAACTGCAGACCAAGTTCTCCCAGGTATAGAAACCCCCCTCCCCCGAATCCCATTCCAGTCCAAGCGATATCGGATCCAGGGtttcgttttcttttcttttaggcCTTTGATCCGCTATTTTCTTCTGTTATGGGAGTGCTTTTCTGTTTATGGTGCTCTTTGGGAGACGTTCAACTGTGTGATCTCAATGGTCGATTGATTGGACGATGGCCTGGCTTTAGACAATCCGTCTTTTAGATCTCAATCGTAGATTAATAATAGAGTTCTCGATCTATATGATACATGAACAATGTGAAGAAAGGATACAAGAACTTGGAGACGCTGAGATCGATTCCTTCCGTTTTCTAACAACTGTTCGCGTTAGAATAAGATGCTTTTCCCTGATGAGGTTGTTATTGTTTACCTAGTATCTTAAATGCTGTATCCACCTTTATTTGTGCTTATACCTTTTCTAGGGTAAATCCTTTGAAATTTCATGAGGATGTTCCTTGTATATGTTTGTTTCATTATTTGCTAATGAAGACTGCTGATGCTGTGTGTAGTGTCAATAAAGAGTGTCCTGTTTGTCTTACTTATATGTGAGAGATCTTCATTTTGAAAGGATGATCTCTTTTCTTTCAACATACTTTTAAAACTAAACAGTTGACAttcttctatttttcttttttcttttttttttgtataagtgTGTGCTATGGTCACTGCTTAAATACTTATTTGAAAAACAATTGGTGAAAACAGCATGGAGGATTGAAAAGGTATGCTGCAATGATTAATACATCTAATGATAGTGGAACAGGATAGAGAGTTTACCATCATAAGCATCTTAATGTATGGGAAATTGGTATGCGGAGTGGGGTGGAATGTCCGTCAGCGTCCAAAATTAAGTGAATTCTCTGGATATTTTAGGTATTTCAAACATGTTAAAAATGCTGTTCAATACCAGAGAAAACCCAATCACTTGTTGAGCGTATGTTTCTTTTCTAGGTTTTTGTGTTTTAACTTATGGAAATAAACAtctgtataatttttttttccttttctagtAGAATACATTAATGGACAATTAGGTCTGACTTCATCCAAgagaaaatgaaaacaaaatgATTCAATATTATCTAGATATGGCCAAACGAGTTCTCTACAGACATGCATAGCTGACTACATAACAGAGGCATATGCTGATTACAGCCCTGTTAAGGAGTGGATGCAACCTAGAAGGGACTGCATAGTGCAGCCTGCCTTAGACTTCAC
This DNA window, taken from Musa acuminata AAA Group cultivar baxijiao chromosome BXJ3-7, Cavendish_Baxijiao_AAA, whole genome shotgun sequence, encodes the following:
- the LOC135642627 gene encoding S-adenosylmethionine carrier 1, chloroplastic/mitochondrial-like produces the protein MEIRKPFASVTMGEEPFSFLRALCDGVIAGATAGGVVETVLYPIDTIKTRLQAAHGGSKIYWRGLYSGLAGNLAGVLPASAIFVGIYEPTKQKLLRVFPENLSAFAHLTAGAIGGAASSFIRVPTEVVKQRMQTGQFTSAPNAVRLIVAKEGFRGLYAGYSSFLLRDLPFDAIQFCIYEQIRIGYKIAARRELNDPENAIIGAFAGAITGAITTPLDVMKTRLMVQGSANQYKGLLNCAKTILREEGPAAFLKGIGPRVLWIGIGGSIFFGVLERTKLLLSQRHFDQGQKS